From one Bos indicus x Bos taurus breed Angus x Brahman F1 hybrid chromosome 7, Bos_hybrid_MaternalHap_v2.0, whole genome shotgun sequence genomic stretch:
- the LOC113896227 gene encoding small integral membrane protein 15-like, whose amino-acid sequence MFHLKAWAEYVVEWAAKDPYGFLTTVILAGTPLFLASAVRSWKLARMIKAREKEQKKKQKRQENIAKAKRLKKGLNECTGCVSRGKLFGKLCIFERTHQGLFLDLMMVLLNEV is encoded by the coding sequence ATGTTTCATTTAAAGGCTTGGGCTGAGTATGTTGTGGAATGGGCTGCAAAGGACCCATATGGCTTCCTTACAACAGTTATTTTGGCTGGAACTCCACTGTTTCTAGCAAGTGCTGTGCGGTCTTGGAAATTGGCCAGGATGATTAAGGCCAGGGAAAAGgagcaaaagaagaaacaaaaacgtCAAGAAAACATTGCAAAAGCTAAACGACTAAAAAAAGGATTGAATGAATGTACAGGCTGTGTGTCCAGAGGAAAATTGTTTGGAAAATTATGCATCTTTGAAAGGACCCATCAAGGTTTGTTTTTGGATCTTATGATGGTATTACTAAACGAAGTCTGA